Part of the Streptomyces sp. NBC_01264 genome, CGGACGGTCCGGAACACGGACCGGGCGCGGGGGTCAGGCCGTGAAGAGGACGGACTGCGCCGACTCGCGGGCGGCGAGGCGGGCGCCCGTGAGCACCGCCGTATCGCCGAGTGCGCCCGCGCGGACCTCGGTCGGGACCGGGCTCAGGGCGGTGAGGCGGCGGGCGACCCGGGCCGCCAGGGCGGGTCCGCCGGCGCGGCCGAGCTCCCCGCCGAGCACGACGCAGCCGGGGTCCAGGATCGCCGCGACGGCCGCCGCCCCCAGGGCCAGCCGGTCGGCCAGGGCGTCGAGGAACTCCGGTCCGGCGGCGCCCGCGACGGCCTCCTCGACCGGCCCGTCGTAGCCGTGGGCCGCGGCGAGGGCGGTCACCCCGGTCCGCCCGGCGAGTTGGTGGAAGCCGCCGTCGCAGTTCGCGGCCGACGGAAGGCCTCCCGTCCCGGGCACCGGCAGGAAGCCGATCTCCCCCGCTCCGCCGGAGGCGCCCCGGCGCAGCCGCCCGTCCAGGACCACGGCGGCGCCGACCCCTTCGCCGAGCCACAGCAGCACGAAGGAGTCCAGGTCCCGGGCGGCTCCGACGCGCTGTTCGGCCAGGGCCGCCAGGTTGGTCTCGTTCTCCACCACGACCACCGCCGGCAGCCGCCGCTGCACCGCCGCCACCAGGTCCCGGTGCCAGGCGGGCAGGCCCGCGGTGTCCCGGAGCTCCCCGGTGCCCGGGGCCACCAGCCCCGGCGCTCCGATCACCACCGTGTGGAGCCGGTCGGCGCCCGCCTCCGCGGCGAGCGCCTCCAGCCGGTCCACCATGTCGTCCACGGCGCCCACCGGCAGGTCCGCCTCGGCCAGTGGCCGCCCGAGGAGGTCGGCGACGACCGCGGTGGCGCCGCCCGTCCGTACGTCGAGCGCGGCGAGGTAGGCCCGCCGCGCGACGATCCCGTAGAGCTTGGCGTTGGGTCCCCGCCGCTGTTCGCCGGATTCCCCGACGACCTCGATCAGTCCGGCTCCGGTGAGCCGTTCCACCAGGTCGGCCACGGAGGGCCGGGACAGGCCGGTCAGCTCCTTGAGCTGGGGCGCCGTCAGGGGGCCCTCCTCCTGGAGGAGCTGGAGGGCGAGCCGGTCGTTGATGGCCCTGGCCGTGCTCGGCGAGGCGGGGGACGGAGCGGGGGACGCGGCGCGGGCGGTGGCGGTCAGGGCCTTGGCAGGAGTCACGGAGCCCATCCTAGGAGTTCCGGGGTCTAACTATCAGGCAGGGTACCTGATAGTTTACGGGTCATGACCGGGGAAACCGACCTCAGCCCGGCGCGACTGCGCCATGCCCGCTTCGCCATCGCCGGCGTCTTCTGCGCACACGGCGCGGTCACCGGATCCTTCGCGACCCGCATCCCCTGGATCCAGGAGCACGCGCAGCTCAGCGCGGGCACCCTGGGCCTGGCCCTCGCCTTCCCCGCGCTCGGCGCGGCGCTCACCATGCCGCTGGCCGGCCGCATCAACCACCGCTTCGGCGCGCGCACCGCCCTGCGGATGCTGCTGAGCCTGTGGACGCTCGCCCTCGTGCTCCCGAGCCTCGCCCCGAACCTGTGGACGCTCTGCTTCGTGCTCTTCGTCTACGGAGCCACCGCCGGCATGTCGGACGTGGCGATGAACGCGCTGGGCGTGGAGACCGAGAACCGGCTGAAGCGCTCGATCATGTCCTCGCTGCACGGCATGTGGAGCGTGGGCGCCCTGATCGGCTCGGCCGCCGGCACGGTCGCCGCGCACGCCGGCGCCGATGCCCGTCTGCACCACCTGATCGCCGCGCTCACCCTGACGCTGGCCGGACTGATCGCCGTACGGGGCGTCCTGGACCTGCGGACGGACACCGGCGGGGAGGAGGCGCCGCCGCACTTCGCGCTGCCTCCGAAGTCCGCGCTGTTCATCGGCGCGATCGGTTTCTGCGCGGTCTTCGCGGAGGGCGCGAGCCTGGACTGGTCCGCGGTGTACCTGCGGGACGTGCTGCACACCGACGCCGGTCTCGCCGCCGCCTCGACCACCGCCTTCGCGCTGACGATGGCCCTCGCCCGGCTGGTCGGGGACAAGGTCGTGGACCGGTTCGGGGCCGTACGCACCGTCCGCGCGGGCGGCGCGCTGGCCACGGCGGGCGGGCTGCTCGTGGTCACGGTCCACGAGCCGGCCGCGGCCCTGACCGGCTTCGGGCTGATCGGGCTCGGCATCGCCGTGGTGGTCCCGCTGGCCTTCGCGGCGGCCGCGCGCAGCGGTCCCGCCCCGGCGCAGGCCATCGCCGGTGTCGCGACGATCACGTACACCTCGGGGCTGATCGCCCCGTCGGCGATCGGAGCGGTGGCCGACGCGACCTCGCTGGTGGTGTCGTTCGGGCTGGTCACGCTGCTGTCGTTCGCACTGATCGTGGGGGCGACCGTACTGCGGCAGCGGCCGGTGGCGGCGGAGGTCCCGGCCGTCAACCAGGACGAACCTGCACCTATCCGGCCGTAATATGGCGCCTGGTCACCGGCGGCCTCGTAGCGTGACCGCGCTCCCGGCGAATGGCCGAAGAACGAACGAAATGCGGTGGAACATGGGCCTCGGCGTGCGCTGGACCCTGCACGGAGACGGGCGGACCCCCGCCCCCGGCGCGGTGGTGCGGCCGGACGAGCGGCTGTCGTGGCCGCGGACCGCCGGGCTGGGCGCCCAGCACGTCGTGGCCATGTTCGGAGCCAGCTTCGTGGCGCCGGTCCTGATGGGGCTGGACCCGAACCTCGCCATCATGATGTCCGGTGTCGCCACCGTCATCTTCCTGCTGGCGACCCGCGGCCGGGTCCCCTCGTACCTGGGCTGCTCGCTCTCCTTCGTGGGGGTCGCGGCGGCGATCCGGGCGAGCGGCGGGGACAGCGCGGTCGTCACGGGCGCGGTCTTCGTGGTCGGCGCGGCCCTGTTCCTGGCGGGGCTGGCGGTCCAGCGCTTCGGGGCCCGGATCATCCACGCGGCGATGCCGCCGGTGGTGACGGGCGCGGTCGTGATGCTGATCGGTTTCAACCTGGCGCCCGTGACCGCGTCCACGTACTGGCCGCAGGACCAGTGGACGGCCCTGCTGACCATGGCCTTCACCGGGCTGGCCGTGGTCTGCCTGCGGGGGTTCTGGTCGCGGATCGCGATCTTCCTCGGCCTGGTCTTCGGGTACGGCCTCTCCTGGATCCTCGACCTCGTCTTCGGCAAGATCCACTCGACGGTCGGCGGCCCCGAGGCTGTGGACCACTGGCGGCTCGACCTGTCGGGCGTCGCCAAGGCCGACTGGGTCGGGCTGCCGACCTTCCACGCGCCGGCCTTCGAGTGGTCGGCGATCCTGATCGCCCTGCCCGTGGTCATCGCGCTGATCGCCGAGAACGCCGGACACATCAAGGCCGTCGGCGAGATGACCGGCGACTCCCTCGACGACAAGCTCGGCACGGCCATCGCGGCCGACGGCGCCGCGTCGATGCTGTCCACGGCCGTGGGCGGCCCGCCGAACACCACGTACTCCGAGAACATCGGCGTCATGGCGGCCACCCGCGTCTACTCCACGGCGGCCTACTGGGCGGCGGCCGGGTTCGCCCTCCTCTTCGGCCTGTGCCCCAAGTTCGGCGCGGTCGTCGCCGCGATCCCCGGCGGGGTGCTGGGCGGGATCACCGTGATCCTCTACGGCATGATCGGCCTGCTCGGCGCGCAGATCTGGATCAACGGCCGGGTGGACCTGCGCAATCCGCTGAACCTGGTGCCGGCCGCGGCGGGCATCATCATCGGCGTCGGCGGGGTCGAGCTGAACATCACCGACAGCTTCGAGCTGGGCGGGATCGCGCTCGGCACGATCGTCGTGATCACCGGCTACCACGCGCTGCGGTACTTCGCTCCGCCGCACCTGAAGCAGCAGGAACCGCTGCTGTACGCGGGCACGTCGGCGTACGACGAGGCGGACGGGAGCCCTGCCGGGGAGCCCGGGGACAAGCGGGGTTGACGGAGTTTCGCCCGAACCGGCGACGCTCACGGCCAAGTTCCCCTGATCCCGGCCCGCGGCTGCGACGCTGCGTCCCATGGTCCCCATGGAAGCGGTGCTGGCGCGGATGCGCGCCCTGGACGAGCGGCTCCCCGAGCGGGACGGCGTCGCCGTCTTCAACCGGGTGTACCTCACGGTGACGCAGACCCTGCACGAGGGGATCACCCAGGGCGCGTTCCCCTCGCCGCGCAGGGCGGAGGCGCTCAGCGTCCGCTTCGCCGAGCGCTACCTGACGGCGGTGGAGGCGGAGCGGGCGCCGGCGTGCTGGCGGCCGCTGCTCCAGTACCGCCGCCACCCCGGGATCCGGCCGCTCCAGCACGCACTGGCCGGGATCAACGCGCACATCGGCCACGACCTGGCGCTGGCCGTGGTCGCCACCTGCCGCTCGCTCGACTGCGAACCGGCCGCGCTCGAAGCGGACTTCGACCGGGTCGGCGACACCCTGGTCTCCCTGGAGGAGCACATTCGGGAGGACCTGATGCCGGGCCCGGACCTGCTGGAGGTCGCGGACCCGCTGACGCATCTGCTCGGCGCCTGGAGCCTGGAGCGGGCCCGCGCGGGGGCCTGGGCGTCGGCCCGTCTGCTCTGGTCGCTGCGGCGCTCCCCCGACCTGGCGGAGGAATTCACCGAGTCCCTCGACGCGGGCGTCGGCCTGGTCGGCCGCTGCCTGCTGACCCCTACGGGCTGATATCCCGGTGCGTGCCGTGAGCACGCGCGCCTAGGCTCGGCCGATGACCAGCTTCGCCACGCACCGGCTCCGCGTGCACGACGCCACGCTGCCGGTCCACCGGCGGATGTCGGCCCTGCGCACCTGCCTGACCCAGTTCGCCCCGTACGGGCTCCGCGCGACCTTCCACCACCTGCGGGGCAGTGCGGGCATCCCCCGCGACCCGGCCCGGGACCCCGATTCGCTGGTGCGGGCGGTGGAAGAGCTCCAGGCCGCCCGTGAGGTGTGGGTACCGGGCATCCGCGCCTGGCAGGCGGCCCGGCGGATCCAGAAGCGGGCCGGGGTACGCCTGCCGCACCCGCCCGAACCACGGCCCTGGGTGTCGTGTCCGAACCTGGAGTTCCATCCGCTGGGCCCGCTGGCCGAGGTGATGCCCCGGATCCTGCGGGCCCGGGAGTACACGGGTGAGGGCTGCGCCGTGTGCGAGGCCGCCCGCTCCGTCATGAACTGGAGCGACGGCCACCGCGTGTACGCGCTGTGCACGCACTGCGGGGTGGAGCGGGGCCCTTCGGCCCCGGACCCGGTCTACGACCTCCACCGCCGGATCGCCTGCGCGGCGCGCTGGGGGGCCGTCTGGCGCGGGGACGCGGAGTGGGAGCGGCCGTACCCGCCCCGAGCATGAGAACGGGCCGCCCCCGCGCACGGGGGCGGCCCGCGGTCACGGGTCCGGAGGGCCTGGGGGGTCAGTCCTCCGGGAGTTCGACCGGGGCTATCTCGTCGTAGACGTCGCCCGGGCCGGGGTTGGTGGAGTCCGTGGAGCCGCCGAGGTGGTGCATGACGCCCCAGACGGCGTTGAGGGCCGTCTGGACGGCGCCCTCCGCCCAGCCCGCCGTCCAGGAGATGTCGTCGCCCGCGAGGAAGATGCCGCGCTTGTCCTCGGGGAGGCGGTCCTGCATGAAGTGGGTGAACAGGCGGCGCTGGTAGCGGTAGTGGCCCGGCAGGTTGGCCTTGAACGCGCCCATGAAGTAGGGCTCGTTCTCCCAGGACACGGTCACCGGGTTGCCGATGATGTGGCGGCGGATGTCGACCTTCGGGTAGATCTCGCCGAGGGACTTCAGCATGACCTCCATCCGCTCGTTCGCGGACAGCGGCAGCCACTTCAGGCTGTCGTCGCACCAGGTGTAGGAGAGGCAGATGACGGCCGGCTTGTCGGGGCCGTTGTCGAGGAGGTACGTGCCGCGGGTCATGCGGTCCGTGAGGGTCATCGACATGACGTCGCGGCCCGTCTCCTCGTCCTTGTCCAGCCAGAACGGGCGGTCGACGGGGATGAAGAGCTTCGAGGACTCCATGTAGTGGGTGCGCTCGATCGCCGTCCAGTGGTCGATCGGGAAGAGCGTGTCGTCGCACGCGATCTTCGAGAGCAGCATCCAGGACTGGGCCGTGAAGATCGCGGCGCGGTACGTGCGGATGTCGC contains:
- a CDS encoding ROK family transcriptional regulator, whose protein sequence is MGSVTPAKALTATARAASPAPSPASPSTARAINDRLALQLLQEEGPLTAPQLKELTGLSRPSVADLVERLTGAGLIEVVGESGEQRRGPNAKLYGIVARRAYLAALDVRTGGATAVVADLLGRPLAEADLPVGAVDDMVDRLEALAAEAGADRLHTVVIGAPGLVAPGTGELRDTAGLPAWHRDLVAAVQRRLPAVVVVENETNLAALAEQRVGAARDLDSFVLLWLGEGVGAAVVLDGRLRRGASGGAGEIGFLPVPGTGGLPSAANCDGGFHQLAGRTGVTALAAAHGYDGPVEEAVAGAAGPEFLDALADRLALGAAAVAAILDPGCVVLGGELGRAGGPALAARVARRLTALSPVPTEVRAGALGDTAVLTGARLAARESAQSVLFTA
- a CDS encoding MFS transporter; translated protein: MTGETDLSPARLRHARFAIAGVFCAHGAVTGSFATRIPWIQEHAQLSAGTLGLALAFPALGAALTMPLAGRINHRFGARTALRMLLSLWTLALVLPSLAPNLWTLCFVLFVYGATAGMSDVAMNALGVETENRLKRSIMSSLHGMWSVGALIGSAAGTVAAHAGADARLHHLIAALTLTLAGLIAVRGVLDLRTDTGGEEAPPHFALPPKSALFIGAIGFCAVFAEGASLDWSAVYLRDVLHTDAGLAAASTTAFALTMALARLVGDKVVDRFGAVRTVRAGGALATAGGLLVVTVHEPAAALTGFGLIGLGIAVVVPLAFAAAARSGPAPAQAIAGVATITYTSGLIAPSAIGAVADATSLVVSFGLVTLLSFALIVGATVLRQRPVAAEVPAVNQDEPAPIRP
- a CDS encoding uracil-xanthine permease family protein, whose protein sequence is MGLGVRWTLHGDGRTPAPGAVVRPDERLSWPRTAGLGAQHVVAMFGASFVAPVLMGLDPNLAIMMSGVATVIFLLATRGRVPSYLGCSLSFVGVAAAIRASGGDSAVVTGAVFVVGAALFLAGLAVQRFGARIIHAAMPPVVTGAVVMLIGFNLAPVTASTYWPQDQWTALLTMAFTGLAVVCLRGFWSRIAIFLGLVFGYGLSWILDLVFGKIHSTVGGPEAVDHWRLDLSGVAKADWVGLPTFHAPAFEWSAILIALPVVIALIAENAGHIKAVGEMTGDSLDDKLGTAIAADGAASMLSTAVGGPPNTTYSENIGVMAATRVYSTAAYWAAAGFALLFGLCPKFGAVVAAIPGGVLGGITVILYGMIGLLGAQIWINGRVDLRNPLNLVPAAAGIIIGVGGVELNITDSFELGGIALGTIVVITGYHALRYFAPPHLKQQEPLLYAGTSAYDEADGSPAGEPGDKRG
- a CDS encoding DUF5995 family protein, whose protein sequence is MVPMEAVLARMRALDERLPERDGVAVFNRVYLTVTQTLHEGITQGAFPSPRRAEALSVRFAERYLTAVEAERAPACWRPLLQYRRHPGIRPLQHALAGINAHIGHDLALAVVATCRSLDCEPAALEADFDRVGDTLVSLEEHIREDLMPGPDLLEVADPLTHLLGAWSLERARAGAWASARLLWSLRRSPDLAEEFTESLDAGVGLVGRCLLTPTG